Proteins encoded together in one Streptomyces umbrinus window:
- a CDS encoding MFS transporter, which translates to MSTTPPPQALNTETRPEAGEPTADEGAFAWLRALGPRGRRAFGGAFGGYALDSYDYFTLPLSMVALSAYFGLNSGQTGLFTTVTLVVSAIGGAAAGVIADRIGRVKALMITVITYAVFTVACGFAPNYETLLVFRALQGLGFGGEWAVGAILVAEYASPKHRGRTLGAIQSSWAVGWGLAVLVYTLVFQYLDDDLAWRVMFWTGALPALLVVWVRRNVKDAPEAAQRREESPEKGSFATIFKPGTAAAPGLLKTTIFAVLLSTGVQGGYYTLATWVPTYLKTDRGLSVVGTGGYLTFLISGAFIGYLTGGYLTDKLGRKRNILLFAILSAVCILAYANIPSGANTLVLVLGFPLGFCMSAIFSGFGSFLSELYPTAVRGTGQGFTYNTGRAVGAVFPTVVGFLADSWGVGGALVFGAIGYGLAALALIGLPETRGKELL; encoded by the coding sequence ATGAGCACGACCCCTCCACCGCAGGCCCTGAACACCGAGACGCGCCCCGAAGCGGGTGAACCCACCGCCGACGAGGGCGCGTTCGCCTGGCTGCGAGCCCTGGGTCCGCGCGGCCGCCGCGCCTTCGGCGGCGCGTTCGGCGGCTATGCGCTGGACTCGTACGACTACTTCACGCTGCCGCTGAGCATGGTCGCCCTGTCCGCGTACTTCGGCCTCAACAGCGGCCAGACCGGGCTGTTCACGACCGTCACGCTGGTCGTGTCCGCCATCGGCGGCGCGGCCGCGGGTGTGATCGCGGACCGGATCGGGCGCGTCAAGGCGCTGATGATCACCGTCATCACGTACGCGGTCTTCACCGTGGCCTGCGGCTTCGCGCCCAACTACGAGACCCTGCTGGTCTTCCGTGCTCTCCAGGGGCTCGGTTTCGGCGGTGAGTGGGCGGTCGGCGCGATACTGGTCGCCGAGTACGCGAGCCCCAAGCACCGGGGGCGCACGCTCGGCGCGATCCAGAGTTCCTGGGCCGTGGGCTGGGGACTCGCCGTACTGGTCTACACACTGGTCTTCCAGTACCTGGACGACGACCTCGCCTGGCGCGTGATGTTCTGGACCGGGGCGCTGCCCGCCCTGCTCGTCGTCTGGGTGCGCCGCAATGTGAAGGACGCTCCGGAGGCGGCCCAGCGCCGCGAGGAGAGCCCCGAGAAGGGCTCGTTCGCCACGATCTTCAAGCCGGGCACGGCCGCAGCGCCCGGACTGCTGAAGACGACGATCTTCGCGGTCCTGCTCTCCACGGGCGTCCAGGGCGGCTACTACACGCTGGCCACCTGGGTCCCGACCTACCTCAAGACGGACCGCGGGCTGTCCGTCGTCGGCACCGGCGGCTACCTCACGTTCCTGATCTCCGGGGCCTTCATCGGCTATCTGACCGGCGGTTATCTCACCGACAAGCTGGGCCGCAAGCGCAACATCCTGCTCTTCGCGATCCTCTCGGCGGTCTGCATCCTGGCCTACGCGAACATCCCGAGCGGCGCCAACACCCTTGTCCTGGTGCTCGGTTTCCCGCTCGGCTTCTGTATGTCGGCGATCTTCAGCGGCTTCGGCTCGTTCCTCAGCGAGCTGTACCCGACCGCGGTGCGCGGCACGGGACAGGGCTTCACGTACAACACCGGCCGTGCCGTGGGCGCGGTCTTCCCGACGGTCGTCGGCTTCCTGGCCGACAGCTGGGGCGTCGGGGGCGCGCTGGTCTTCGGCGCGATCGGATACGGTCTCGCGGCGCTGGCCCTGATCGGTCTGCCCGAGACCCGTGGGAAGGAGCTCCTGTGA
- a CDS encoding GntR family transcriptional regulator — MAELNGLADDRALLGRTSTAERVSDILRSRIAEGFFPPGTRLSEDSIGNALGVSRNTLREAFRLLTHERLLVHQLNRGVFVRVLTVEDVEDIYRTRSLVECAVVRGLGEPPYAVDGLATAVADGRRASREGDWKGLGTANIHFHRELVALAGSARTDELMRSVFAELRLAFHLVDDPRRLHEPYLARNGQILQALQDGDRGEAESLLGVYLDDSRKRVVEVYGRRVAEDAP, encoded by the coding sequence GTGGCCGAACTGAACGGACTGGCGGACGACCGCGCGCTGCTGGGTCGCACCAGCACTGCCGAGCGGGTCTCGGACATCCTCAGAAGCCGGATCGCCGAAGGGTTCTTCCCCCCCGGCACACGGCTGTCGGAGGACAGCATCGGCAACGCGCTCGGTGTCTCGCGCAACACGCTGCGCGAGGCGTTCCGGCTGCTCACGCACGAACGGCTGCTCGTCCACCAGCTCAACCGGGGTGTCTTCGTGCGGGTCCTGACCGTCGAGGACGTCGAGGACATCTACCGCACCCGCAGCCTCGTCGAATGCGCCGTCGTGCGCGGACTCGGCGAACCGCCCTACGCGGTGGACGGCCTCGCCACGGCCGTCGCGGACGGGCGACGGGCGTCCCGCGAAGGTGACTGGAAAGGCCTGGGTACGGCCAACATCCACTTCCACCGGGAGCTGGTCGCGCTCGCCGGCAGCGCCCGCACCGACGAACTGATGCGCAGTGTCTTTGCCGAACTGCGCCTCGCCTTCCATCTGGTGGACGACCCCCGCCGGCTGCACGAGCCGTACCTCGCCCGCAACGGCCAGATACTGCAGGCACTCCAGGACGGCGACCGCGGGGAGGCCGAGAGCCTGCTCGGCGTATACCTGGATGATTCCCGCAAAAGGGTTGTGGAGGTCTACGGCCGCCGCGTGGCGGAGGACGCCCCTTAG